In Streptomyces sp. RFCAC02, the following proteins share a genomic window:
- a CDS encoding DNA topoisomerase IV subunit A: MARRSSKTPPPEEFEERILDIDVVEEMRGSFLEYAYSVIYSRALPDARDGLKPAHRRILYQMHDMGLRPDRGYVKCARVVGEVMGKLHPHGDSAIYDALVRMAQPFSMRLPLVDGHGNFGSLGNDDPPAAMRYTECRSAPAAGLMVESIDEDTVDFVPNYDGSEQEPLALPAAYPNLLVNGSSGIAVGMATNMPPHNLVEVIAAARHLIRHPNADLATLMRFVPGPDLPTGGQIVGLDGIRDAYASGRGVFRMRASVAVEKVTARRQGLVVTELPFTVGPEKVIGKIKDLVNAKRLQGIADVKDLTDREHGLRLVIEIKNGFNPEAVLAQLYKLTPMEETFGINNVALVDGQPLTLGLRELLEVYVDHRLQVVRRRSEFRRGKRRDRLHLVEGLLVALLDIDEVIRLIRSSDNAAAAKEALIGRFGLSEIQTQYILDTPLRRLTRFDRIELEAERDRLTAEIDELTRILESDSELRKLVSAELAQVAKKYGTPRRTVLVESDGATAEAVPLEVSDDPCRVLLSSTGLLARTVDDTAGGEPRAKRTKHDVIVSAVATTTRAEIGAVTSTGRLLRLSVIDLPQLPQTPAMPNLAGGAQLSEFLSLRPDETVLCLTTLSESSPGLALGTEQGVVKRVVPDYPANKEELEVIALREGDRLVGAVELRTGEEDLVFITDEAQLLRFQAAQVRPQGRQAGGMAGVKLGEGAKVLSFTAVDPAGEAVVFTVAGGSGTLDDSLGSAKLTPFDQYPRKGRATGGVRCQRFLKGEERLTFAWAGAAPARAATAGGSPLELPEPDPRRDGSGAPLGKVVAVVAGPV, translated from the coding sequence ATGGCCCGCCGTAGTTCGAAAACCCCGCCGCCGGAGGAGTTCGAGGAGCGCATCCTCGACATCGACGTGGTCGAGGAGATGCGGGGCTCCTTCCTGGAGTACGCCTACTCGGTGATCTACTCGCGCGCCCTGCCCGACGCGCGCGACGGCCTCAAGCCGGCCCACCGGCGCATCCTCTACCAGATGCACGACATGGGCCTGCGTCCCGACCGCGGCTACGTGAAGTGCGCCCGGGTCGTCGGCGAGGTCATGGGCAAGCTCCACCCGCACGGCGACAGCGCCATCTACGACGCCCTGGTGCGGATGGCGCAGCCGTTCTCCATGCGCCTGCCGCTGGTCGACGGCCACGGCAACTTCGGCTCCCTCGGCAACGACGACCCGCCCGCCGCCATGCGGTACACGGAGTGCCGTTCCGCGCCGGCGGCCGGGCTGATGGTGGAGTCGATCGACGAGGACACCGTCGACTTCGTCCCCAACTACGACGGCAGCGAGCAGGAGCCGCTGGCCCTGCCGGCGGCCTACCCCAACCTCCTGGTGAACGGGTCGAGCGGCATCGCCGTCGGCATGGCCACCAACATGCCGCCGCACAACCTGGTCGAGGTCATCGCGGCGGCGCGGCACCTCATCCGCCACCCGAACGCCGACCTCGCCACGCTGATGCGGTTCGTCCCCGGACCCGACCTGCCGACGGGCGGGCAGATCGTGGGGCTCGACGGCATCCGCGACGCGTACGCCTCCGGGCGCGGCGTGTTCCGCATGCGGGCGAGCGTGGCCGTGGAGAAGGTGACGGCCCGCCGCCAGGGTCTCGTGGTGACGGAGCTGCCGTTCACCGTCGGCCCGGAGAAGGTCATCGGCAAGATCAAGGACCTGGTCAACGCCAAGCGGCTGCAGGGCATCGCCGACGTCAAGGACCTCACCGACCGCGAGCACGGGCTGCGGCTCGTCATCGAGATCAAGAACGGCTTCAACCCCGAGGCGGTCCTCGCGCAGCTCTACAAGCTGACGCCCATGGAGGAGACCTTCGGCATCAACAACGTCGCGCTCGTCGACGGGCAGCCGCTGACGCTCGGTCTGAGGGAGCTGCTCGAGGTCTACGTGGACCACCGGCTGCAGGTCGTCCGCAGGCGCAGCGAGTTCCGGCGGGGGAAGCGGCGCGACCGGCTGCACCTGGTCGAGGGCCTGCTCGTGGCGCTCCTCGACATCGACGAGGTCATCCGCCTGATCCGCTCCAGCGACAACGCGGCGGCGGCCAAGGAGGCCCTGATCGGCCGGTTCGGCCTGTCGGAGATCCAGACCCAGTACATCCTCGACACGCCGCTGCGCCGTCTCACGCGGTTCGACCGGATCGAGCTGGAGGCCGAGCGGGACCGGCTCACCGCCGAGATCGACGAGCTGACCCGCATCCTCGAGTCGGACAGCGAGCTGCGCAAGCTCGTCTCCGCCGAGCTGGCGCAGGTCGCCAAGAAGTACGGGACGCCGCGCCGCACCGTCCTGGTCGAGTCGGACGGGGCGACGGCGGAGGCCGTACCGCTGGAGGTCTCCGACGACCCGTGCCGCGTGCTGCTGTCCTCCACCGGTCTCCTCGCGCGCACGGTGGACGACACGGCGGGCGGCGAGCCGCGCGCCAAGCGGACGAAGCACGACGTCATCGTGTCGGCCGTCGCCACCACGACCAGGGCCGAGATCGGCGCGGTCACCTCGACGGGCCGGCTGCTGCGCCTGTCGGTCATCGACCTCCCGCAGCTCCCGCAGACCCCCGCCATGCCGAACCTGGCGGGCGGCGCCCAGTTGTCGGAGTTCCTGTCGCTGCGGCCCGACGAAACGGTCCTCTGCCTGACGACGCTGTCCGAGTCCTCCCCCGGGCTCGCCCTCGGCACCGAGCAGGGCGTCGTGAAGCGCGTCGTGCCCGACTACCCGGCGAACAAGGAGGAGCTGGAGGTCATCGCCCTGCGGGAGGGCGACCGCCTGGTGGGCGCGGTCGAGCTGCGCACGGGTGAGGAGGACCTCGTCTTCATCACGGACGAGGCGCAGTTGCTGCGGTTCCAGGCGGCGCAGGTGCGGCCGCAGGGCCGGCAGGCGGGCGGCATGGCGGGCGTCAAGCTGGGCGAGGGGGCGAAGGTCCTGTCGTTCACCGCGGTCGATCCCGCGGGGGAGGCCGTCGTGTTCACGGTGGCCGGCGGCAGCGGGACCCTGGACGACTCGCTGGGGTCGGCGAAGCTGACGCCGTTCGACCAGTACCCGCGCAAGGGGCGCGCGACGGGCGGCGTGCGCTGCCAGCGGTTCCTGAAGGGCGAGGAGCGGCTGACGTTCGCCTGGGCCGGCGCGGCGCCTGCGCGGGCCGCGACGGCGGGCGGCTCACCCCTGGAGCTGCCGGAGCCCGACCCGCGCCGGGACGGCTCGGGCGCGCCGCTCGGCAAGGTCGTGGCGGTGGTCGCGGGTCCGGTGTGA
- a CDS encoding pitrilysin family protein: protein MGHTATPQDTVGGLTATEHRLANGLRVVLSEDHLTPVAAVCLWYDVGSRHEVAGRTGLAHLFEHLMFQGSQQVEGNGHFELVQGAGGSLNGTTSFERTNYFETMPAHQLELALWLEADRMGTLLTALDDESMENQRDVVKNERRQRYDNVPYGTAFERLTSMVFPDGHPYHHTPIGSMADLDAASLEDAREFFRTYYAPNNAVLAVVGDIDPERTLAWIEKYFGTIPAHDGKRPPRDGTLPDVMGEEVRRLLREDVPSRALMSAYRLPHDGTREADAADLALTVLGGGESSRLHNRLVRHDRTAVSAGFGMLRLAGAPSMGWLDVKASSGAEVADIERAVDEELARFAEEGPTPAEMERAQAQLEREWLDRLATVGSRADELCRYAVLFGDAQLALTAVGRILEVTPEEVRSLARARLRPDNRAVLVYEPDPGAADDAATGTETAQPEEGADQ, encoded by the coding sequence ATGGGCCACACGGCCACCCCGCAGGATACCGTCGGCGGGCTCACCGCTACCGAGCACAGGCTGGCCAACGGGCTGCGCGTGGTGCTCTCCGAGGACCATCTCACCCCGGTCGCCGCCGTGTGCCTGTGGTACGACGTCGGCTCGCGCCACGAGGTCGCGGGCCGCACCGGCCTCGCGCACCTCTTCGAACACCTGATGTTCCAGGGCTCGCAGCAGGTCGAGGGCAACGGCCACTTCGAACTGGTGCAGGGCGCCGGCGGTTCACTGAACGGCACCACCAGCTTCGAGCGCACCAACTACTTCGAGACCATGCCGGCCCACCAGCTCGAACTCGCCCTGTGGCTGGAGGCCGACCGCATGGGCACCCTCCTGACCGCGCTGGACGACGAGTCGATGGAGAACCAGCGCGACGTCGTGAAGAACGAGCGCCGCCAGCGGTACGACAACGTGCCCTACGGCACCGCGTTCGAGCGGCTCACCTCCATGGTGTTCCCCGACGGCCACCCGTACCACCACACGCCCATCGGGTCGATGGCCGACCTGGACGCGGCCTCCCTCGAGGACGCGCGGGAGTTCTTCCGCACCTACTACGCGCCGAACAACGCGGTGCTCGCCGTCGTCGGCGACATCGACCCGGAGCGGACGCTCGCCTGGATCGAGAAGTACTTCGGCACCATCCCCGCGCACGACGGGAAGCGCCCGCCGCGCGACGGCACCCTGCCGGACGTGATGGGGGAGGAGGTGCGCCGGCTCCTGCGCGAGGACGTCCCGTCGCGCGCCCTGATGTCCGCCTACCGGCTGCCGCACGACGGCACCCGCGAGGCCGACGCCGCGGACCTCGCGCTGACCGTCCTGGGCGGCGGCGAGTCCTCCCGGCTGCACAACCGGCTCGTCCGCCACGACCGCACCGCCGTCTCGGCCGGGTTCGGCATGCTGCGGCTCGCCGGCGCGCCGTCGATGGGCTGGCTGGACGTCAAGGCGTCGAGCGGCGCGGAGGTCGCCGACATCGAGCGCGCCGTGGACGAGGAGCTGGCCCGCTTCGCCGAGGAGGGGCCGACGCCCGCCGAGATGGAGCGCGCGCAGGCCCAGTTGGAGCGGGAGTGGCTCGACCGCCTCGCGACCGTCGGCAGCCGCGCCGACGAACTGTGCCGCTACGCCGTGCTGTTCGGCGACGCCCAGCTCGCCCTGACCGCGGTCGGCCGCATCCTCGAGGTCACGCCGGAGGAGGTGCGCTCGCTCGCCCGGGCCCGCCTGCGCCCGGACAACCGCGCCGTCCTCGTCTACGAACCGGACCCCGGCGCCGCGGACGACGCGGCCACCGGGACCGAGACCGCGCAGCCCGAGGAAGGGGCGGACCAGTGA
- a CDS encoding pitrilysin family protein, translated as MDLHPRPTAGEPTPWAFPAPDRGTLPNGMAVLRVHRPGQQIIAVEINLPAPLAAEPAGQEGVATIMARAFAEGTDRHTAEEFAAELERCGATFDAHADHPGVRVSLEVPASRLTNALRLVADALRAPAFPEHEIERLVRNRLDEIPHELANPARRAAMALYDTLFPAESRLSRPRQGTAESVERVDAKAVRAFYEAHVRPAGATAVVVGDLTGIDLDAVLADTLGAWSGQPAAEPVWEPVTADDTGRVVIVDRPGAVQTQLLIARTGPDRHDPVWAAQRLGIYCLGGTITSRLDRVLREEKGYTYGIRAFAQVLHSPADGTGLALLGIRGSVATDVTGPALADLWQVLRTLAAEGLTDDERDAAVQFLVGVAPLSFETSAAVAGTLADLVEEGLPDDFQARLYARMAETGTVETTAAVVRAFPLDRLVTVLVGDAAQIAEPVRALGIGEVTVIGG; from the coding sequence ATGGACCTGCACCCCCGCCCCACCGCGGGCGAGCCGACGCCCTGGGCGTTCCCGGCGCCGGACCGCGGCACCCTCCCCAACGGGATGGCCGTCCTGCGCGTCCACCGCCCCGGCCAGCAGATCATCGCCGTCGAGATCAACCTGCCCGCGCCGCTGGCGGCCGAGCCCGCCGGGCAGGAGGGCGTGGCCACGATCATGGCCCGCGCGTTCGCCGAGGGCACCGACCGGCACACGGCCGAGGAGTTCGCCGCCGAGCTGGAGCGCTGCGGCGCCACCTTCGACGCCCACGCCGACCACCCCGGCGTGCGGGTCTCCCTGGAGGTGCCCGCCTCGCGCCTGACGAACGCGCTGCGCCTCGTCGCGGACGCCCTGCGCGCCCCCGCGTTCCCCGAGCACGAGATCGAACGCCTCGTCCGCAACCGCCTCGACGAGATCCCCCACGAACTGGCCAACCCGGCCCGCCGTGCCGCGATGGCGCTGTACGACACGCTGTTCCCGGCCGAGTCGCGCCTCTCCCGGCCGCGCCAGGGCACGGCGGAGAGCGTCGAACGCGTCGACGCCAAGGCGGTGCGGGCGTTCTACGAGGCCCATGTCCGCCCGGCCGGCGCGACGGCCGTCGTGGTCGGCGACCTGACCGGCATCGACCTCGACGCCGTGCTGGCCGACACCCTCGGCGCGTGGTCCGGGCAGCCGGCCGCCGAGCCCGTGTGGGAGCCGGTCACCGCGGACGACACCGGGCGCGTCGTCATCGTGGACCGGCCCGGCGCGGTGCAGACGCAGCTGCTGATCGCGCGGACGGGACCCGACCGCCACGACCCGGTGTGGGCCGCGCAGCGGCTCGGCATCTACTGCCTCGGCGGCACGATCACCTCGCGCCTCGACCGGGTGCTGCGCGAGGAGAAGGGCTACACGTACGGCATCCGCGCGTTCGCCCAGGTGCTGCACTCCCCCGCGGACGGCACCGGGCTCGCGCTGCTCGGCATCCGCGGCTCGGTCGCGACGGACGTGACCGGCCCGGCGCTCGCCGACCTGTGGCAGGTGCTGCGGACGCTGGCCGCCGAGGGGCTGACCGACGACGAGCGGGACGCCGCCGTCCAGTTCCTGGTGGGCGTGGCGCCGCTCAGCTTCGAGACGTCGGCCGCCGTCGCCGGGACCCTCGCCGACCTCGTGGAGGAGGGGCTGCCGGACGACTTCCAGGCCCGCCTGTACGCGCGGATGGCGGAGACCGGCACCGTGGAGACCACCGCGGCCGTGGTCCGCGCCTTCCCGCTCGACCGGCTCGTGACGGTGCTGGTCGGTGACGCGGCGCAGATCGCCGAGCCGGTACGCGCCCTCGGCATCGGCGAGGTCACCGTCATCGGCGGCTGA
- a CDS encoding GntR family transcriptional regulator, giving the protein MRISAHTVCTAIRDDIVGGVLPPGARLAEEQLAQRYGVSRVPVREALRTLESEGFVVSRRHAGACVAQPGDREAADLLDMRALVEPLGAARAAQRRTEAHLKVLRGLVRLGRQRAGQGHEGDLRSLADWFHETLAQATCSPGLTALMVQLRRKVTWLYATEPASRAVVLWQERGALVDAVARGDAERARALAAAQLDRAAPVRRQFRAVAVRSPKPAVNTARGQI; this is encoded by the coding sequence ATGCGTATCTCCGCGCACACGGTATGCACGGCAATCCGTGATGACATCGTCGGCGGGGTCCTGCCGCCGGGTGCCCGGCTGGCCGAGGAACAGCTCGCCCAGCGGTACGGGGTCTCCCGCGTGCCCGTGCGCGAGGCGCTGCGGACGCTCGAGTCGGAGGGCTTCGTCGTCTCCCGGCGCCACGCGGGCGCCTGCGTCGCGCAGCCGGGCGACCGCGAGGCGGCCGACCTGCTCGACATGCGCGCGCTGGTCGAGCCCCTCGGCGCCGCCCGCGCGGCCCAGCGGCGCACGGAGGCGCACCTCAAGGTCCTGCGCGGGCTCGTGCGCCTCGGGCGCCAGCGCGCGGGCCAGGGGCACGAGGGCGACCTGCGCTCGCTGGCCGACTGGTTCCACGAGACCCTGGCGCAGGCGACGTGCAGCCCCGGTCTCACGGCGCTGATGGTGCAGTTGCGGCGGAAGGTGACCTGGCTCTACGCGACGGAGCCGGCGTCGCGCGCCGTGGTCCTGTGGCAGGAGCGCGGCGCGCTCGTGGACGCGGTCGCACGCGGCGACGCCGAGCGCGCCCGCGCCCTCGCCGCCGCCCAGCTGGACCGGGCCGCCCCCGTCCGCCGCCAGTTCCGCGCGGTGGCCGTGAGAAGCCCGAAACCTGCTGTAAACACGGCGCGCGGACAGATTTAA
- a CDS encoding HPr family phosphocarrier protein, producing the protein MIERRVTVGWADGLHARPASIFVRAATAAGVPVTIARKGGEPVNAASLLAVLTLGAERGEEVVLGSPAEDEDAARAAVERLARLVSEGLEELPETV; encoded by the coding sequence ATGATCGAACGCCGTGTCACCGTCGGCTGGGCCGATGGGCTGCATGCCCGGCCCGCCTCGATCTTCGTGCGCGCCGCGACCGCCGCCGGTGTGCCGGTGACGATCGCCAGGAAGGGCGGTGAACCGGTGAACGCCGCCTCGCTGCTCGCCGTGCTGACGCTCGGTGCCGAGCGCGGCGAGGAGGTGGTGCTCGGGTCGCCGGCCGAGGACGAGGACGCCGCCCGGGCGGCGGTGGAACGGCTCGCGCGGCTCGTTTCCGAAGGTTTGGAGGAGCTTCCGGAAACCGTCTGA
- a CDS encoding GNAT family N-acetyltransferase, producing the protein MAAPAEHPYPAHWEADVVLRDGGTAHIRPITPADADRLVSFYERVSDESKYYRFFAPYPRLSDRDVHRFTHHDYIDRVGLAATVRDAFLATVRYDRVGPAGGTGGDRAEVAFLVADAQQGRGLGSILLEHITAVARERGIRRFEAEVLPANGKMIKVFTDAGYSQRRSFEDGAVRLTLDLAPTAESLAVMRAREQRAEARSVQRLIAPRSVAVVGAGRRPGGAGRTVLAALRAGGFTGRLHAVNERLPAGVREIDGVPAHPSVGAVGEPVDLAVVAVPAGRVADVVTDCGEAGVQGLLVLAAGLTRDEQRALVHRARRHGMRIVGPDAFGLINTDPAVRLNASAAPRLPRAGRIGLFTQSAAIGMAVLADLERRGAGGPGSPGLSTFVSAGNRADVSGNDLLQYWDEDPATGVALMYLESIGNPRKFTRLARRTAAAGTPVVVVRGGRHTGGTPPPGHDVVPGGTPEATVSDLLRQAGVIEADTATDLVDFGLLLAGQPLPAGPRTAVVGNAESLALVAFDACRAQGLDPLPPRALGSAARPGAYRAALAAALADPDTDAVVVTVVPAPPGADGTADGTGGLADTIAGAAAGHRATVAAAVLGDDALAAGLARHGIPAYPSAERAVHALAQAVRHARWRARAAEPGRAPVFDDIDEAAAARLLAATAPAGGQTAVTLDDGDARALLAAYGIHVPEALPAPTPDAAAAAARTLGYPVALKTTAPHLRHRADLGGNRLGLATEGELRRAHADLTRRLGDAADLWPVVQRMAERGVDTVLRAAVDPAVGAVLSFGLAGPASELLGDMGHRPLPVTDRDAAELVRSLRAAPMLFGWRGAGPVDTDALERLLLRLGRLVDDHPEIASVALEPVVVARRGAVPLAATVRVAPPPPRPDLGPRRLRT; encoded by the coding sequence ATGGCCGCACCCGCCGAGCATCCCTACCCGGCCCACTGGGAGGCCGACGTGGTGCTGCGCGACGGCGGCACGGCCCACATCAGGCCCATCACCCCGGCGGACGCCGACCGGCTGGTCAGCTTCTACGAACGCGTCTCCGACGAGTCGAAGTACTACCGCTTCTTCGCGCCCTACCCCCGGCTCTCCGACCGCGACGTGCACCGCTTCACCCACCACGACTACATCGACCGCGTCGGCCTCGCCGCCACCGTTCGCGACGCCTTCCTCGCCACCGTCCGCTACGACCGCGTCGGTCCCGCTGGCGGCACCGGCGGCGACCGCGCCGAGGTCGCCTTCCTCGTGGCGGACGCCCAGCAGGGCCGCGGTCTCGGCTCGATCCTGCTGGAGCACATCACCGCCGTCGCCCGCGAGCGCGGCATCCGCCGCTTCGAGGCGGAGGTCCTGCCCGCCAACGGCAAGATGATCAAGGTCTTCACGGACGCCGGCTACTCGCAGCGGCGCAGCTTCGAGGACGGGGCCGTCCGTCTCACCCTCGACCTCGCGCCCACCGCCGAGTCGCTCGCCGTCATGCGCGCACGCGAGCAGCGCGCCGAGGCCCGCTCCGTCCAGCGGCTCATCGCGCCGCGGTCCGTCGCGGTCGTGGGCGCGGGACGGCGGCCGGGCGGCGCGGGGCGCACGGTCCTCGCCGCCCTGCGCGCCGGCGGTTTCACGGGGCGCCTCCACGCGGTGAACGAGCGCCTGCCCGCCGGCGTGCGCGAGATCGACGGCGTGCCCGCCCACCCGAGCGTCGGTGCCGTCGGCGAGCCCGTGGACCTCGCGGTCGTGGCCGTGCCCGCCGGGCGTGTCGCCGATGTCGTGACGGACTGCGGCGAGGCCGGGGTGCAGGGCCTGCTGGTCCTGGCCGCCGGGCTGACCCGCGACGAGCAGCGCGCGCTCGTCCACCGCGCGCGCCGGCACGGCATGCGGATCGTCGGACCCGATGCGTTCGGCCTGATCAACACGGACCCGGCCGTACGGCTGAACGCGAGCGCGGCACCCCGGCTGCCCCGCGCGGGGCGGATCGGCCTCTTCACGCAGTCCGCCGCCATCGGGATGGCCGTCCTCGCGGACCTGGAGCGGCGCGGCGCCGGCGGGCCGGGGAGCCCGGGCCTGTCGACGTTCGTCTCCGCGGGCAACCGCGCCGACGTCTCGGGCAACGACCTCCTCCAGTACTGGGACGAGGACCCGGCCACCGGAGTCGCCCTCATGTACCTGGAGTCCATCGGCAATCCGCGCAAGTTCACCCGCCTCGCCCGGCGCACCGCCGCCGCCGGCACGCCCGTGGTCGTGGTGCGCGGCGGCCGGCACACCGGCGGCACCCCGCCGCCGGGCCACGACGTCGTCCCGGGCGGCACCCCGGAGGCCACCGTGTCCGACCTGCTGCGGCAGGCCGGCGTCATCGAGGCCGACACCGCGACCGACCTCGTGGACTTCGGCCTGCTGCTCGCCGGGCAGCCGCTGCCCGCCGGGCCGCGCACCGCCGTCGTCGGGAACGCCGAGTCCCTCGCGCTGGTCGCGTTCGACGCCTGCCGCGCCCAGGGCCTCGACCCGCTGCCGCCGCGCGCCCTGGGATCGGCGGCCCGCCCCGGGGCGTACCGTGCCGCCCTGGCCGCCGCGCTCGCCGACCCGGACACCGACGCCGTCGTCGTCACGGTCGTGCCCGCGCCCCCGGGTGCCGACGGGACGGCGGACGGCACCGGCGGGCTCGCCGACACCATCGCCGGGGCCGCCGCCGGGCACCGGGCGACCGTGGCCGCCGCCGTGCTCGGCGACGACGCCCTGGCCGCCGGCCTCGCGCGGCATGGCATCCCCGCCTACCCCTCCGCCGAGCGCGCCGTCCACGCCCTGGCCCAGGCCGTCCGGCACGCCCGGTGGCGCGCCCGCGCCGCCGAGCCCGGACGCGCCCCCGTCTTCGACGACATCGACGAGGCGGCCGCCGCCCGCCTGCTCGCCGCCACGGCCCCGGCCGGCGGCCAGACCGCCGTCACCCTGGACGACGGCGACGCCCGCGCCCTGCTGGCCGCCTACGGCATCCACGTCCCCGAGGCCCTGCCCGCCCCGACGCCCGACGCGGCCGCCGCGGCGGCCCGTACGCTCGGCTATCCGGTCGCCCTCAAGACCACCGCGCCCCACCTCCGCCACCGTGCCGACCTCGGCGGCAACCGGCTCGGCCTCGCCACCGAGGGCGAACTCCGCCGTGCCCACGCCGATCTGACGCGCCGCCTCGGGGACGCCGCCGACCTGTGGCCCGTCGTCCAGCGGATGGCCGAGCGCGGCGTGGACACGGTGCTCCGCGCCGCCGTGGACCCGGCCGTCGGCGCCGTGCTCTCCTTCGGCCTGGCCGGCCCCGCGTCCGAACTCCTCGGCGACATGGGGCACCGGCCGCTGCCCGTCACCGACCGGGACGCCGCCGAACTCGTCCGCTCCCTCCGCGCCGCCCCCATGCTCTTCGGCTGGCGCGGCGCGGGCCCCGTCGACACCGACGCCCTCGAACGCCTCCTCCTGCGCCTCGGCCGCCTCGTCGACGACCACCCCGAGATCGCGTCCGTCGCGCTCGAACCGGTCGTCGTCGCCCGCCGCGGCGCCGTGCCGCTGGCCGCGACCGTCCGCGTCGCACCGCCGCCGCCCCGGCCCGACCTCGGCCCGCGGCGGCTGCGGACCTGA
- a CDS encoding DUF5998 family protein, whose protein sequence is MAKTGTTSQGLREAIERSGYYPALVAEAVEAAVGREAVVSFLVHQETTFDSNEVRRHATVLVLTGTRFIVSHTDEQAADSSAPAPYATTSTESVKLSRISSVVLSRVVSEPQSYVPGTLPREVVLTIGWGAVNRIDMEPAACGDPNCDADHGYTGSSTADDLSLRVSEAGDGPETVRQALDFAQALSEATAAAGR, encoded by the coding sequence ATGGCGAAGACCGGTACAACGTCCCAGGGGCTGCGGGAGGCGATCGAGCGCAGCGGTTACTACCCGGCGCTGGTCGCCGAGGCGGTGGAGGCGGCCGTGGGACGCGAGGCCGTCGTCTCCTTCCTCGTTCACCAGGAGACGACCTTCGACAGCAACGAGGTGCGCCGGCACGCCACCGTCCTCGTCCTCACCGGCACCCGGTTCATCGTCAGCCACACCGACGAGCAGGCCGCCGACTCCTCCGCGCCCGCCCCGTACGCCACCACCTCGACCGAGTCGGTCAAGCTGTCCCGGATCTCCTCCGTGGTGCTGAGCCGCGTCGTCTCCGAGCCGCAGTCCTACGTCCCGGGCACCCTGCCGCGCGAGGTCGTCCTCACGATCGGCTGGGGTGCCGTCAACCGCATCGACATGGAGCCCGCCGCCTGCGGCGACCCCAACTGCGACGCCGACCACGGCTACACCGGCTCCAGCACCGCCGACGACCTGTCGCTGCGCGTCAGCGAGGCGGGCGACGGTCCCGAGACGGTCCGTCAGGCCCTCGACTTCGCCCAGGCGCTGTCCGAGGCGACGGCGGCGGCGGGCAGGTGA
- a CDS encoding nucleotide pyrophosphatase/phosphodiesterase family protein has translation MTHAPAPDPVPLDPREAPVPRYGGGSLADLLPAVAAGLEVPGFSADLGVEPADRVCVFLVDGLGWESLVAHASEAPFLASLLPSSRGGAGEPITCGFPSTTATSLTSVGTGLPPAAHGLVGYQVRDPATGDLMHQLRWEPWTDPVLWQPHPTVFHLAHSAGIATAQVNTPRFERTPLTRIALSGGTFLGRLDVNERVDLAAERLAAADRALVYTYYAELDGAGHRFGVDSDAWRRELREVDRLARRLAERLPPRSALYVTADHGMVDVPPGEAARHDFDDDWELRAGVARLGGEGRARHLYAVPGAAADVHAVWREVLAEDAWVVTRDEAVELGWFGPPGADFGPRVRDRIGDVVVAMTGVAAVVATVTEPKESALVGMHGSLTSAELLVPLLEVRT, from the coding sequence GTGACGCACGCCCCGGCCCCCGACCCCGTGCCACTCGACCCGCGCGAAGCCCCCGTGCCCCGCTACGGCGGCGGCTCCCTCGCCGACCTCCTGCCCGCGGTGGCCGCCGGGCTCGAAGTCCCCGGCTTCTCCGCGGACCTGGGGGTGGAGCCCGCCGACCGCGTGTGTGTCTTCCTCGTGGACGGCCTCGGCTGGGAGTCCCTCGTGGCCCACGCGTCGGAGGCCCCGTTCCTCGCCTCGCTGCTGCCGTCCTCGCGCGGCGGCGCCGGCGAGCCCATCACCTGCGGGTTCCCCTCCACGACCGCCACGTCCCTCACCTCCGTCGGCACGGGCCTCCCGCCGGCAGCCCACGGCCTCGTGGGCTATCAGGTGCGCGACCCGGCCACCGGTGACCTGATGCACCAGTTGCGCTGGGAGCCGTGGACCGACCCGGTGCTCTGGCAGCCGCACCCCACCGTCTTCCACCTGGCGCACTCCGCCGGGATCGCGACGGCCCAGGTGAACACCCCGCGGTTCGAACGCACCCCGCTCACCCGGATCGCGCTGTCCGGCGGCACGTTCCTCGGCCGCCTCGACGTGAACGAGCGCGTCGACCTCGCCGCCGAGCGCCTCGCCGCCGCCGACCGGGCGCTCGTCTACACGTACTACGCCGAACTCGACGGCGCCGGCCACCGCTTCGGCGTCGACTCGGACGCCTGGCGGCGCGAACTGCGCGAGGTGGACCGGCTCGCCCGCCGCCTCGCCGAGCGGCTGCCGCCCCGGTCCGCCCTCTACGTCACCGCCGACCACGGCATGGTCGACGTCCCCCCCGGCGAGGCCGCCCGCCACGACTTCGACGACGACTGGGAGCTGCGCGCCGGCGTCGCCCGCCTCGGCGGCGAGGGCCGTGCCCGCCACCTGTACGCGGTCCCCGGCGCAGCGGCCGACGTCCACGCCGTGTGGCGCGAGGTGCTGGCCGAGGACGCCTGGGTGGTGACGCGCGACGAGGCCGTCGAGCTGGGCTGGTTCGGCCCGCCCGGCGCCGACTTCGGCCCCCGGGTGCGCGACCGCATCGGCGACGTGGTCGTCGCGATGACGGGCGTCGCCGCCGTCGTGGCCACCGTCACCGAGCCCAAGGAGTCGGCGCTCGTCGGCATGCACGGCTCCCTCACGTCCGCCGAGCTGCTCGTCCCGCTGCTCGAAGTCCGCACCTGA